The Silurus meridionalis isolate SWU-2019-XX chromosome 6, ASM1480568v1, whole genome shotgun sequence genome contains the following window.
actttgttgaagcactttggcaccaattacagcctcaagtcttttttgagtttgatgctacaagctcttgtcacctatttttgggcagtttctcccattcttctacgcagaacctctcaagctccatcaggttgtaTAGGGAGCATCGGTGCACAGCAGTTTTCAGgtttctccagagatgtttacTCAgattcaagtctgggctctggctgggccacacAAGGACATTCAGGgagtttatgtataaaagtgtactttataactgcaaaagccacatattgagtttaatttagacattttaaatctTATAGTAGCTGTTTATTGAGGACTGCATGTGAGATTTCtccttttacacattttttcacAAGCGGCTGCGTATCTCTTAACATCACTCTGAACCGTAACTTCAGGTTACAATTAATCCATAACTGCATCCGCCGACAACGAATTTCATCATCGATTAGTTCCTGCAGCTTTAAAACAGATCTAATAGAGTTTAAAGACAAACACTCAGCATGCACTGACGTAACCCCCATTCTGTTAtttcttcctgttttctttttctcctccattcTGCTCTTCCTCACCCAACAATCATCTCCAACTTATCTTCAAGTTCACCCATTCTGTTCCTGTGTGTGCACCTCTAGGTTCGTCATTGAGTTGTGTCAACCCATTCAGCTCAAGCAGCTGGACATCGCCAACCGAGCTCTTCTCCTCCACCCCCAAAGACTTTCTGGTCTCAATCAGTGAcaggtcagattttttttttacctgcgaGGCAGTTTGGTGTATGATGTCGTGTTCTTTGACGTATTCTGACATAAAAgtcattattaattttttctatATTGTCACTtgtaatcatcatcatcctatTAGAAATAGAATTGAAATGCAATCGATagagtggaaaaaaattacaatactGCAGTAGTTATTGATATTGATGTCTTTCAGTTCATTagagtatttaattttttcatatttcctcCATTAATATACATTAGGTATTTGATTTTgatggtcagaaggtgttgattgatCTAGTGGGAGTTTTTTTTTGCGAGATGTAAACAGTTACATTTACGCCATTCGGCAGATGCTTTTATAAAGatcagtggtggtgggatttgaactcacaaccttctggttTGAAGTCCACTCGGGCTTTTGTTGTGGGATCTCATTCTAGTGGAGAGATTGGTGAGGATTAGTTTTGTTCAGAACTGGTagaattgattaaaaaaaagcccTATAGGCAGGTGAACTTCCGCACGAATAGTGAAAATGCAACGTTTTTCTGAgtcacataaacaaaaaaaacactggattCGCACCATGTTAACGATGAGGCTAATAGGACTGGTAATGGTGCTGCTGCCAATGCAGGGATTTCTCAATATCAAGGCATTGAAGTTCAATGTCTAGCTTCCCAGGATACAGTGCGTCATTAAGATGTTTTTATACGTAATTGTATCATCAGCATGGTTCAGTTTGTTATTAATCCACAGCGTTGTGCTTTTGGCTCTCGCTGATCAGCCACACCGGTCCATTTCTTACACATTaacattatacacatacagcTGCACTTTAATTGCCTTTTTGTCTTCTGAAAATGGGTGCAAATGAACATTCTGGTTTGTCCACAGATATCCAACTAACAAATGGACCAAGCTTGGGACCTTTCATGCTCGGGAGGAGCGCACGGTCCAGAGTTTTCCCCTGGATGAGCATTTATATGCCAAATACGTCAAGGTATGTGAGCAGGGTGTACACGCTAAATGCTAAACAACCAGATAGGGATCAGGTCAAATCCCATTAACCCTATATGTCCCTGATTCGTCTCTTGTCATGCCAACTGCAGGTGGAGCTGTTGTCACACTTTGGCGCTGAGCACTTCTGTCCTCTCAGCCTGCTCAGGTAAAATTGGATGTACAACATGCATAGAGACTAAAGGTGTAACGGTACCTCAAAAGTCACGGTTCAGTTTGAACCTCGGgtttaaaatctgatttgaaCTATGCCCCTTTAACGAAAAGGTTCAGTATGAATTTTACTGTTACACCTCAAATAGAcaggttgtggacacctgacatttccagccatatgtggtattttcccaaaatgttAACACACGTgcatcggacgtctttggatgccgtggcatgaaatgttttcttcacttgaactaggagactcaaacctgatccagcatgacgatgtccctgtgcacaaagccagctccatgaagatttactttcCATGgcttgaagtggaagatctcctgctatagagggccctattgaacacctgtgaatgctgactgcaccccaccccatgtttaaaaaaagaaaacaaaaacatggtcaggtgtccacaaacttgtcgatatagtgtatatatacagcattaatgtgtgtgtctgtcactgTTTTGTGTGTTAAGGGTTTTTGGCACATGCATGGCAGAGGAGTTGAATTCGGAGCTCTCTGAAAGAGTCAACTACCAGGATGAGGACGATGGTGAGAATTTCAAATAGCTGACTTGTTTTCTTCAAAACCTGTTGCTGCTTATGTGCTTGGTGCAAATCCAGTGATgaggaaaaactacctgagaTGTCCTAAGGGACCAGACTTGAAAGGGAACCCAGCACCAGATGTCCATTCCGTTCAAAGATAGATgcataaatgcagaactgttcatgcgaACGTGGTCCTaagcacattgtagcagactgttaattaattacagtccaaatccatcctcaaagttgtTGAGTTTTCAGTGACACAAGTGGAATCAAGTGTGGCTCGACTTGGTTGGAAAAACCCTACAATATCCAGCCCTATGCATATAaagtttaaaactttaaattagaGGTCGGCCGATAGTGTTTTTACCTCCAATATCATGCTGATTAATCAAccattagtttttaaaatagatactggataaaaaaaattaaaaaacattccaatcatttcaatttaatgaaataaatatgaatatttaaattaataattatcattacataattattaaattataagtAATACATTGCACTCTTCGTGCAGCACACAGTCTCacctgtaaaaacaaacaccatgcagtgtcagtgatttgcctctagaggccgtcAAAAGCGAATAATCGGTCGACCTCGACTTTGAATTTACAACTCACACAATGAACAATTTGAGAAGAAATGGAAATAAGTTTACACTGTGTTCAACAGGCATTTCTTTCTCCCTGCATTTAAATTTGACCGAGACATCAGGAACTCCATCCAAGTCTGTGTAAGTTGTTTAATTTGCAACTGATTTCGAAAATACTTGTAGATTTTATAGCCAATTTTATGACCCAGATTTGCATTGTTGAGTCTTTGGTAAGGAGGACATGATGTGCAGTTAGAAGCATGCAACAGGCCCCTTCCCTTCAGTTTGTTCTTGAGACTTGTGTCTTGGTTAAACtcttcctgtattttttttccttttatataaTTCAGTATGGAGACTGTGGCAGTGGACCAGCTTGAGTCAATAAAGGTCATTGAAACTCTCTCAATGACTGAAGGTGGACACATGGGTCCGACAGTTCCTTTATTTTCCCCCTCAATCTTGGAGACCACAGCACGGCTGACTTCAGAGCCTGTCCAGACAACACTCACCAAAGAGGATCAGATTGTTACTTTGCTACCTGAAGATGAGTCAGAGGTTCAAGACAAGTCCTCCAGGTCTACACTACAGAAAGCAGAACAGGACAGTGTGAAGGCTCCCCAGGATCAGCAGTGTTAAAGATTGAAGGAGAAAATAGGAGGACATGTTCCTGACTCCAGTGCTTGTGTTATTTCAATCAAAGTCCCTCCTGCAGAGGCATTTTTCCATTCAAATTCAGCCGAGGTAGAAGACCAATACTAAATCTCGAGAATCACATTCTCAAACCAACACTTTCCACAAAACAGCGACAGTCACGCAAGTGCTCCCCACCTCTTCATGCCCGCCATCTTCATCCGAATTCTATGCTGAAATCCCCAGCTCCACCGATGTACGAAACCATGtctccaatcagaagtccatcTTCATGAGGCTAAATAACCGGATCAAAGTCCTGAAGGTGAAGATGTCACTCATCGGTTGTTACCTGGAACAGCTCAGTCAAAGGTGACtacagttttcagtttgttggaaaataagagagaaggttggatgaggTGGTGAAGCAGGAAAGAGTTAGGATTAGCAAGGAACAAAAgaaagcagcaattaagaggatgaagaggagaaagtcggtaggaccaaaTGACATAGCGGTAGAAGCAAGAAgatgcagtgaagtttttaaccagattgatTAACAGGaatttggaaggtgagaggatgcctgaagaACGGAGAAGGAGATTGTTGGTGCCGGTCTTTGAGAATaaaggaagatgtgcagacctgcagttactacagggaaataaagttgatcagtcacaccatgaagttatggaaaagagtagtggaagccaggctgagagaagaggtgaccatctgtgagcaacagtatggtttcatgccaaggaagagcaccacagacgcattgctttgagaatgttgatgcagaagtatagagaagatcagaagaagttgcattgtgtgtttgcggatttagagaaagtgtatgacagggtggagagaggagttgtggtattgtatgtggaagtcaggtgtgtcataaaagtatgtgagggtggtgcaggacatgtatgacgacagtgtgacagcagtgaagtgtgcagtaggaacgacagactttTTTTAGGtggaggttagactgcatcaaggattggctctgagcccttttctgtttgcagtggcgatggacaggttgacggacgtagtcagacaggagtctctgtggactatgatgtttgcagatgatatttttatttgtggtgagagtaggaagcaggtggagaagagcggagagaaggggaatgaaagtcagtaagagtaagacagagtacatgtgagtgaaagagagggagggcagtgggttgttgcggttgcagggagaagtggTGAAGACAGTGGAGGAGTTAAGgcacctggggtcaacagtgcaaagtaatgacaCGTGTGTTAGGGaagggaagaaaagagtgcaggcagggtggagtgggtggagaagagtgatagcaggagtgatttgtgatagaagaatatctgtgagagtgaaagggaaagtttataggactgtggtgagacctgagatgttgtacggtttagagacagtggcactgagtaaaagacaggaggtggagctggaggtagcagagctgaagatgctgaggttttcgttgggagtgataaggatggacaggattagaaatgagtttattagagggacagtacATGAatgatgttttggggacaaagtgagagaggcccgattgagatgtattgcacatgtgcagaggagggacatggggtatatcggtagaagaatgatgaggatggagccaccaggaaggaggaaaagaggaagaccaaagaggaggttcattaatgtggtgaaggaagacatgcaggtagcttgtttgaaagaggcagatgtgaaggacagagtagtatggagacagatgatccgatGTGGCGCCCCCATTCGGTTGTATTTCCATGCTTCACCAGTAGAGGGAGATTCACAGTTTACCATTCATGATAAGTGAcctctgtgacatcacagtTCAAAGGTCTTGATTGTGAGCTTAACAGGCCAGAACACTGAGCAGCAGCCGAAATACTACATCATGCAACCTATCTAGCAGATGACAGCAATAATCTCCACACACAATCAAATCCCTAAACCCAGTGAAGTTTAAGTGTTCAGACTCCTGTACTGTGTTTTTACTAGATTCTTCTTACACAGTTGTTCTTTGATATTTTCAACCCCGGCCCAAGCGCTGATTATGATGTTCTGAAAGAGAACAATATTCTAAATACAGAGGACAGCAGCTGCTCATCTtctatttgatttgattttacaCCCACTTTCTTATCACAGATATCGAATGCAGATGGAGGAGATGCAGAGGGCTTTCTATAAAGCCATCATCAAACTCCAGAGCACCTTGTGGAACATTGAAGAGCAGGTCAGCACAATTAATACTCAAATCTTTCTGTTCTTTTGCTCTATAATGTTTCTACACTAtactgacaaaagtattgggacacctgaccttcccTGCCATATGTTGTGCTTGTGAAcgtttgtgttcattcagccacaagggtgttactaaTATACTAATATTAGTAACGGATACTAATGTAGAGGAGGTTAGGAGGTCTGGGGGTGCAGAGTTCGTGTTCGTGCTcaaaagcaggagatcttccaaaaCATGGAGagcatggaactggctttgtgcacaggggcattgtcatgctggaacaggtttgggtctccaagttcaagtgaagaaaaagttGTTACAACATTCAATATGATTGTGTACCTCcgaatttgtggtaacagtttggaaaagaaccacatatggctggaaaagtcaggcattccaatacttttctccatatagagcaggggtcaccaacatggtgccagGTCgtccgcaaggaccacatgactCACCTGTGgtccttttctaaaaatagcttatagtttcctaccttgttaaatcattgttgatagttattgtgagaaatcattaacatgatcagtgtcttcacatagatgaggGGTGTCAAATCCGGCCTgacgtacaattatatctgGCCCTCGAGATGatttaactattattattgttattaatggcccagcgatatgaagcgctgataacacaaactacagatcccataatgcagcgcttcagctgccttaccgaacgctagactacctgagaacattccagcgtcaatcaagtcaagcttctgttgatgtatttaaccctattgtaaagtttttgtgaaacagcgcctcacagtggtgaagagaaaagttgattctgaaaacagagccttttaaAACCGAGGGGATTCTGAGTACCGTAATTaacggactattaagcgcacccaaatataagccgcacccactgaattttacaaatatttgtgcttatatgatttttgttgcaactggagttagcgagctctcccttaacccagaTTCAACGCGTTataacagcttgtatctaaacagtagccgatcAAGAAAGTCCTTGTTCagtgtcttcctccttcctttcacaactatttctttctCGAGAGTTTtctcctgtagacagtccgagtaaacggcaggtcaaacatcagaggaacattatccatatttatgatgtgctgcggcccgattcagtgggagcacatctgatttaatataaagagtttcattgatTCATCTGAAcctgttcagcaatttcattggtctactGTTATGGggttttagttttttggcttgaagtttgtgaaaccgtgaaaacccaggaaaaatccacaaatttgccgcttcattgtttaagccgcggggttcaaagcgtggaaaaaaagtagcggcttatagtccggaaaatacggtatgtgtttactgacactgccggtaaacacctgtgtgttattagtggagtgaatgtggctgtaattcaGGAATTGAATCTGAGACTGAACtacaagacaaaacatcaggagaagctgaaaacctgaatgcagagcagaagatacagaaagtagaagagttaaagaagaatctgacatttcagcagacattTTTCACCACAGCAAAATCAtgaagtgaagctggtgtgaaaacagaggagaaatcagagtctcaTCAGCCGCTTATTTATtgaggagagtttctgaagagctgcatgatgaagctgtgagacgtctggtgtttgactggagatatttttatggagagcaaaatattttaagttatttaaagtttaagattatttattctgaaataatattcctgtctgttttaattcatatttatgttaaaaacattgtttaagtgtgtttaataaatgtttatcctgttcggcccgagacctaaagtgtgctttgagttttgccCCCTGTGCAGTTGAGTTTGACCCCCTGAtgtagatgaatatcattaattattgataataacatataattaaaggtaaattgagcaaatttgttatttcagaagtgtgtattaaactggtagcccttcacattagtcggtactcaagaagtagctctcggggtcaaaaaggttggtgacccctgatataGAGTATGAGATACACAATGTATGGAACAGTTCAGCTCTTAAATCTGAGGTCATTTTGCTGATCAGATTGAGCTTCACCTTGAATATTGTGAATctgatcttttcttttctttttgtagtGTAAGAAAAATGCAGAGTCCATACAGGTTCTGCAGAAACAGATGGAGAAACTGTCACTGCAAGTCAGCAATCTACAGAGAGAGGTATCCACTTCCTGTCCCTGCCAAATCTACTGTATACGTTCCGGGTTTAAACACTACATATTTTCAGTGCTGCTTTGTTGTGCAGGTTTCGGTCCTCCAAAACTACGTGCTACTCTCTGTGGTCCTCAGCATCCTCagcatcctcagcattctcatcATGCTCATCGTCATCATCTATCTCCATTACTGTCGCATGGCGGATTCAAATCTCTCATCAGAACCTGAAACGTCCATCCCAAAATCCTACAGCTGCTGCTGTCCTGACAGGTGAGAGCCTCGGGACTCAAACATGATTTACTAATAGGTTTCAATGGGTTTTATTTCAGCTGCTTTTGCTTTAATCCAGACATGGTGGCTTTTAGGGATTCGCTGAAAATGAGGACGTGAACCCAAAGGGGAGAGCGTCTTATCCTTTTTCACACTTGGCCATGCAGATTGCGACTACTGAAGGTAGAACCGAGATGCACTTTCAAGCAAGATAGCATTACCAGTGCCAAATGTGTTGGTGCAATTCTTCAGTAAACAGGGGGCGCCCTTGAGCAACAGAttttattcaaaagaaaagcagattaaatagcaaaaaaaaataaaataaaatcagcttCATTCTTAAACTGTAGCACACTGGTAGCATTTTCTGCATATGTTTTACATGAGATTATATAGGAAGGATAGAAGGCAACATAGACTTGCTGACTTCCTGTTGATGGTGCAGCCGTCCTTTTGTTGAAATGGTTTCATGAATATAAGGAAATAATTACCTCGACATAaccaaataataattttagtaaACATTCTAAACGATGAAACCGGGTGCACAAATAATTTATGATTTGTtcctttgtgtaaaaaaaaagaaattttgaaCATAGAATCAGGTAGGAATTTTGATTTTGCAGGCGTTCAACAAAATTAAACGTAACTGCAAATGGACTAAAACCAAAGCAAGAAAGAATAATGTATATTACctcaatacatttattataaaaatgttcttttctaATTGCTGTGGTTtaggaggaataaaacacatggaGCACTTCGAGACTTTAGATCAACCTGGTGTTTGATCATTTTCCTTAATGTTTAAGACATTGGAGCTTTACAGCTGAAGGGAATAAGTTCAagtcccagccacaccaagctgccactcttgggcccctgaccaaggcccttaacctcttAGCTTTCAGCGCCACGCTCACGTGACCAATATTaaattgttctcaggtgttaatgtttagcaatagctaaaataaatagggataagagtaaccatgactaactgtacatcattctaaagctctaaacctcaagcagcgatttcagatctctgtttttaaattgaaaacgtataatgaatgtatttgctgaatgtgtgtgagcagtacacaacaacaacatgcataaaaaaatgcactacttacattattattgtaataacgagtcataaacacatccactgctgctaatcccggATTATTAGGAAATATGaggctccactgaacaacatgctgtaaagcatttttgctcaaccaaacaatagtgttgtaatttagatggtaAATCTTTGTTTACATCACAGTATATCGGGgggtttattgtttatatatgtttCGGAATAACTTTCGCGTAAAAAACGGcatcttggtggtaaaaaacaaatgagaccacacactaaaaaaagtaaaagaggtgGAATCTCGGGTTTGAGCATCCACTCTCTCTGCAGGTGTGGTGAATTTCTGTCTACACCAccttcatttcaaaccttttatttccagccagtagcattatggaaacaacatgattgatgtaaaatgtagccaataagtgcaggattctaacgatatatgggaggattttattccccacaTGGGTGAGTTTTTGCTGAAGGCTAAGGGGATTTATACtggaaaacatacaaaacaatgccagggctattaaaaagaaactagagttagtgcagtgtcactgtggctgctcactcagtaccggaaataagatttgttctgtgcatgcatgaaaacgctaaaaaATAACCAGGAAGTAGCTAGCGGCTaacactatggattctttagctttTTATGTTCAACTTCAAGAATTTTTCTCAAAAGGAGAACATCCAGACTATTCCACATATAaagggagtgaataaataaagattggaaggaatgaagacattttaaaatatgctgaaataagcaaAACCGTTTGTTACGTCCCAGTATTGGGTTGGGCTGCACAGCATGATTGAAGGCACagattaaaaacactttttacaaACCACTACATTACCTACAAACAAtcccaaaagaaagaaaaaccactTCCCTCACTCCCTAACCAAAAACAGGGAATAAACCCACACCAAACAGAAATGGTAACCCCGCCCCTACTACCGGTAAACAAAGCAACACACATATGTGCATATATTTACAACCATATAATACAGTGAGTATTTACAACCCTATAGTAAAATTCAAATCGGGACAGGGCAAATTTGAAGTCGTAACGGGCGGAACTGaatagcaaaatgaacaaagcaagCGTCGGCCTTGTGAACTCCTAAATCTAGCTTCTGAACCGACTTTATGGGGTCGGATCTGGAACGTCATCCACGGGAGGTGGGTGCGGCTTCAGTTAACTGGAGTGCAGGAAATGTCAGGACAGGAGTCTCGGGATGGTACCTGCTCACATAAACCCCACATCCcatacaatgcaatacaatCCGCAAAATTACTGCGGTTGTAACCAGTtgagtagatcatatctttaggaAATTAATTAAAGCTTCAGTGATTTGCCACTAGAGGCCGCTCACGTACCGACAGCAGaccagaagccggaaaaactattggtatgttTTTTGcggatagttccagcaatcgacTATTGTTTGTCAAAACCGATTAATCGTTTGACCTCGAATGAACAATTTGAGAAGAAATGGAAATAAGTTTACACTGTGTTCAACAGGCAATTCTTTCTCCCTGCATTTAAATTTGACCGAGACATCAGGAACTCCATCCAAGTCCGAGTAAGTTGTTTAATTCGCAACTCATTTAGAAAATACTTGTAGATTTTATAGCTAATATTACGACCCAGATTTGCATTGCTTATTAGAGTCTTTGGTAAGGAGGACATGAGGTGCAGTTGGAAGCATGCAACAGGCCCCTTCCCTTCAGTTTGTTCTTGAGACTTGTGTCTTGGTTAAActcttcctttattttttctttccttttatatGATTCAATATGGAGACTGTGGCAGTGGACCAGCTTGAGTCAATAAAGGTCATTGAAACTCTCTCAGTGACTGAAGGTGGACACAGGGGTCCGACAGTTTCTTTACTTTCCCCCTCGCTCTCGGAGACCCCAGTGACGCTGACTTCAGAGCCTGTCCAGACAACACTTACCAAAGAGGATCAGATTGTTACTTTGCTACCTGAAGATGAGTCAGATGATCAAGACAAGTCCTCCAGGTGTACACTACAGAAAGCAGAGCAGGAGAGTGTGAAGACTCCCCAGGATCAGCAGTGCTCAAGACTGAAGGCAAAAAAGAGGGGGGACAGGTTTCTGTCTCCAGTTCTTGTTATTTCAATCAGAGTCCCTCCTGCAGAGGTGTTTTCCCATTCCACTTCAGCTGAGGAAGAAGACCAATATGAAATTTCGAGAATCACATTCGCAATCGAACACTTTCCACAAAACAGAGACCTTAGTCCTGGTGATGATCTCATCGTCCCAAACGCGGGTGCTCCCTACCTTTTCGTGTCCGCCGTCTTTATCCGACCTCTATGCTGAAATCCCCGGCTCCACCGATGCACCGATCCATGGCTCCAACCAGAAGTCCATCTTCATGAGGTTAAACAACCGGATCAAAACCCTGAAGGTGAACATGTCACTCAGCGGGCGTTACCTGGAACAGCTCAGTCAAAGGTGACTACAGTTTTCAGTTTGTATGTATTTCTATGCTTAACCACTAGAGGGAGATTCACAGTTTACCATTCATGATAAGTGAcctctgtgacatcacagtaagCCGCTCTCGACCGGGTGCAGGCTAGAACACTGAGCATACGACATGCAACCTATCGAACAGCAGCTGCCAGATAACAGCAAGAATCTCCACACACAACCAAATCCCTAAACCCAGTAAAGTTTGAGTGTTTAGAATCCTGTATTGTGTTTTTACTGGAAGAGAACAATATTCTAAATACAGAGGACAGCAGGTGCTCATCTtctatttgattagattttagaCCCACTTTCTTTTGGCATATTGAATGCAGATGGAGGAGATGCAGAGGGCTTTCTATAAAGCCATCATCATACTCCAGAGCACCTTGTGGATCATTGAAGAGCAGGTCAGCACAATTAATAACTCAGTCTTTCTGTTCTTTTGCTCTATAATGTTTctacacaaaagtattgggacacctgaccttcccTGCCATATgttgtgcttgtggacatttgtgttcattcagcaacaagggtgttagaaaacTCAGATACTAATGTAGAGGAGGTCTGGGGGTGCAGAGTTCGTGTTCTTGATCAAACAGGTTcaagctcaatagcaggagatcttccaaaccatggagagcatggagctggctttgtgcacaggggcattgtcatgctggaacaggtttgggtctccaagttcaagtgagggAAAAGTTGTTACAACATCCAatacgattgtgtgcctccgaatttgtggtaacagtttggagatgaaccacatatggctggaaaagtcaggcgttccaatacttttgtccatatatagtaTGTGATACACAATGTATGGAACAGTTCAGCTCTCAAATCAGAGGATATTTTGCTGATCAGATTGAGTTTGACCTTGTGAatctaatcttttcttttctttttgtagtGTAAGAAAAATGCGAGTCCATACAGGTTCTGCAGAAACAGATGGAGAACCTGTCACTGCAAGTCAGCAATCTTCCTGTCCTTGCCAAATC
Protein-coding sequences here:
- the LOC124387372 gene encoding uncharacterized protein LOC124387372 isoform X1; its protein translation is MRLNNRIKVLKVKMSLIGCYLEQLSQRYRMQMEEMQRAFYKAIIKLQSTLWNIEEQCKKNAESIQVLQKQMEKLSLQVSNLQREVSVLQNYVLLSVVLSILSILSILIMLIVIIYLHYCRMADSNLSSEPETSIPKSYSCCCPDRQFFLPAFKFDRDIRNSIQVRTVAVDQLESIKVIETLSVTEGGHRGPTVSLLSPSLSETPVTLTSEPVQTTLTKEDQIVTLLPEDESDDQDKSSRCTLQKAEQESVKTPQDQQCSRLKAKKRGDRFLSPVLVISIRVPPAEVFSHSTSAEEEDQYEISRITFAIEHFPQNRDLSPGDDLIVPNAGAPYLFVSAVFIRPLC
- the LOC124387372 gene encoding uncharacterized protein LOC124387372 isoform X2, encoding MQMEEMQRAFYKAIIKLQSTLWNIEEQCKKNAESIQVLQKQMEKLSLQVSNLQREVSVLQNYVLLSVVLSILSILSILIMLIVIIYLHYCRMADSNLSSEPETSIPKSYSCCCPDRQFFLPAFKFDRDIRNSIQVRTVAVDQLESIKVIETLSVTEGGHRGPTVSLLSPSLSETPVTLTSEPVQTTLTKEDQIVTLLPEDESDDQDKSSRCTLQKAEQESVKTPQDQQCSRLKAKKRGDRFLSPVLVISIRVPPAEVFSHSTSAEEEDQYEISRITFAIEHFPQNRDLSPGDDLIVPNAGAPYLFVSAVFIRPLC